One Tursiops truncatus isolate mTurTru1 chromosome 3, mTurTru1.mat.Y, whole genome shotgun sequence DNA segment encodes these proteins:
- the PDGFRB gene encoding platelet-derived growth factor receptor beta isoform X5, producing the protein MTTNVASLVPLRTRPTSAKPPSGTGRWIRMPTMSTASRVSPLSGLVLSRVSSINVSVNAVQTVVRQGENITIMCIVTGNEVVNFEWTYPRMESGRLVEPVTDFLFEMPHIRSILHIPSAELGDSGTYICNVSESVSDHRDEKAINVTVVESGYVRLLGELDPVQFAELHRSRTLQVVFEAYPPPTVMWFKDNRTLGDSGAGEVALSTRNVSETRYVSELTLVRVKVAEAGRYTMRAFHEDAEAQLSFQLQVNVPVRVLELSESHPASGEQTVRCRGRGMPQPHLSWSTCSDLKRCPLELPPTPLGNSSEEESLLETNVTYWAEEQEFEVVSTLRLRRVDQPLSVRCTLHNLLGQDVQEVTVVPHSLPFKVVVISAILALVVLTIISLIILIMLWQKKPRYEIRWKVIESVSSDGHEYIYVDPMQLPYDSTWELPRDQLVLGRTLGSGAFGQVVEATAHGLSHSQATMKVAVKMLKSTARSSEKQALMSELKIMSHLGPHLNVVNLLGACTKGGPIFIITEYCRYGDLVDYLHRNKHTFLQRCSNKRHPPSAELYSNALPVGLPLPSHVSLPGESDGGYMDMSKDESVDYVPMLDMKGDVKYADIESSNYMAPYDNYVPSAPERTCRVTLINESPVLSYTDLVGFSYQVANGMEFLASKNCVHRDLAARNVLICEGKLVKICDFGLARDIMRDSNYISKGSTFLPLKWMAPESIFNSLYTTLSDVWSFGILLWEIFTLGGTPYPELPMNEQFYNAIKRGYRMAQPAHASDEIYEIMQKCWEEKFEIRPPFSQLVLLLERLLGEGYKKKYQQVDEEFLRSDHPAVLRSQARLPGFNGLRSPLDTSSVLYTAVQPNEGDNDYIIPLPDPKPEVADEGPLEGSPSLASSALNEVNTSSTISCDSPLEPQEEPEPEPQPESQVEPEPKRPPDSSCPGPRAEAEDSFL; encoded by the exons ATGACCACCAACGTGGCTTCTCTGGTACCTTTGAGGACAAGACCTACGTCTGCAAAACCACCATCGGGGACAGGGAGGTGGATTCGGATGCCTACTATGTCTACAGCCTCCAGGGTGAGCCCCCTTTCTGGCCTGGTGCTCAGCAGAG TGTCCTCCATCAACGTCTCAGTGAATGCGGTGCAGACTGTGGTCCGCCAAGGGGAGAACATCACCATCATGTGCATTGTGACTGGGAATGAGGTGGTCAACTTTGAGTGGACGTACCCACGCATGGAG AGTGGGCGGCTGGTGGAGCCAGTGACCGACTTCCTCTTTGAAATGCCCCACATACGTTCTATCCTGCACATCCCCAGTGCCGAGCTGGGAGACTCAGGGACCTACATCTGCAATGTATCAGAAAGTGTGAGCGACCATCGAGATGAAAAGGCCATCAATGTCACCGTGGTCG AGAGCGGTTACGTGCGGCTGCTGGGAGAGCTGGACCCTGTACAATTCGCGGAGCTTCACCGCAGCCGGACACTGCAGGTGGTGTTCGAGGCCTACCCGCCGCCCACTGTCATGTGGTTCAAGGACAACCGGACCCTGGGTGACTCCGGCGCCGGCGAGGTTGCGCTGTCCACGCGCAATGTGTCTGAGACCCG GTATGTGTCAGAACTGACACTGGTGCGGGTGAAGGTGGCTGAAGCTGGCCGCTACACCATGCGGGCCTTCCATGAGGATGCTGAAGCCCAGCTCTCCTTCCAGCTGCAGGTCAACG TGCCTGTCCGTGTGCTGGAGCTGAGCGAGAGCCACCCTGCCAGCGGCGAGCAGACAGTCCGCTGTCGTGGCCGGGGCATGCCCCAGCCACACCTCAGCTGGTCTACCTGCAGCGACCTCAAAAG GTGTCCGCTGGAGCTGCCTCCCACGCCACTGGGGAACAGTTCTGAGGAGGAGAGCCTGCTGGAGACGAACGTGACGTACTGGGCAGAGGAGCAGGAGTTCGAGGTGGTGAGCACGCTGCGCCTGCGCCGTGTGGATCAGCCGCTGTCAGTGCGCTGCACGCTGCACAACCTTCTGGGCCAAGACGTTCAGGAGGTCACCGTGGTGCCACATT CCTTACCCTTCAAGGTGGTGGTGATCTCGGCAATCCTGGCCTTGGTGGTGCTCACGATCATCTccctcatcatcctcatcatgCTCTGGCAGAAG AAGCCACGCTATGAGATCCGATGGAAAGTGATTGAATCTGTGAGCTCTGATGGCCATGAATACATCTACGTGGACCCTATGCAGCTGCCTTACGACTCCACCTGGGAGCTGCCGCGGGACCAGCTTGTGCTTG GACGCACCCTGGGCTCCGGGGCCTTTGGCCAGGTGGTGgaggccacggctcacggccTGAGCCATTCACAGGCTACCATGAAAGTGGCCGTCAAGATGCTGAAAT CCACAGCCCGCAGCAGCGAGAAGCAAGCTCTCATGTCGGAGCTGAAGATCATGAGTCACCTCGGGCCCCACCTGAACGTGGTTAACCTGCTGGGGGCCTGCACTAAAGGAG GGCCCATCTTCATCATCACCGAGTACTGCCGCTACGGCGACCTGGTGGACTACCTGCACCGCAACAAGCACACCTTTCTGCAGCGCTGCTCCAACAAGCGCCACCCGCCCAGCGCTGAGCTCTACAGCAACGCCCTGCCCGTTGGGCTCCCGCTGCCCAG CCATGTGTCCCTGCCTGGGGAGAGCGATGGTGGCTACATGGACATGAGCAAAGATGAGTCAGTGGACTACGTGCCCATGCTGGACATGAAAGGGGACGTCAAATACGCAGACATCGAGTCCTCCAACTACATGGCTCCTTATGATAACTACGTCCCCTCCG CTCCTGAGAGGACCTGCCGGGTGACTTTAATCAACGAGTCCCCAGTACTTAGCTACACGGATCTTGTGGGCTTCAGCTACCAGGTGGCCAATGGCATGGAGTTCCTGGCCTCCAAGAAT tgcGTCCACCGAGATCTGGCAGCCAGGAATGTGCTCATCTGTGAGGGCAAACTGGTCAAGATCTGCGACTTTGGCCTGGCTCGTGACATCATGCGGGATTCGAACTACATCTCCAAAGGCAGT ACCTTCCTGCCTCTGAAGTGGATGGCCCCCGAGAGCATCTTCAACAGCCTCTACACCACCCTGAGCGACGTGTGGTCCTTCGGGATCCTGCTCTGGGAGATCTTCACCCTGG GTGGCACCCCGTACCCAGAGCTGCCCATGAACGAGCAGTTCTACAATGCCATCAAGCGGGGCTACCGCATGGCCCAGCCTGCCCACGCCTCTGACGAGAT ctaTGAGATCATGCAGAAGTGCTGGGAAGAGAAGTTTGAGATTCGGCCCcccttctcccagctggtgcTGCTTCTCGAGAGACTGCTGGGCGAGGGTTACAAAAAG AAGTACCAGCAGGTGGATGAGGAGTTTCTGAGGAGCGACCACCCAGCCGTCCTTCGGTCCCAAGCCCGCTTGCCCGGCTTCAATGGCCTCCGATCCCCCCTGGACACCAGCTCCGTCCTCTACACTGCTGTGCAGCCCAACGAGGGTGACAACGACTATATCATCCCCCTGCCTGACCCCAAACCCGAGGTTGCTGATGAGGGACCACTGGAGGGTTCCCCCAGCCTTGCCAG CTCCGCCCTGAATGAAGTCAACACCTCCTCTACCATCTCCTGTGACAGCCCCCTGGAACCCCAAGAGGAACCAGAGCCAGAGCCCCAGCCTGAGTCCCAGGTGGAGCCAGAGCCCAAGCGGCCGCCGGATTCCAGCTGCCCTGGGCCTCGGGCCGAGGCGGAGGACAGCTTCCTGTAG
- the PDGFRB gene encoding platelet-derived growth factor receptor beta isoform X4 has protein sequence MSSINVSVNAVQTVVRQGENITIMCIVTGNEVVNFEWTYPRMESGRLVEPVTDFLFEMPHIRSILHIPSAELGDSGTYICNVSESVSDHRDEKAINVTVVESGYVRLLGELDPVQFAELHRSRTLQVVFEAYPPPTVMWFKDNRTLGDSGAGEVALSTRNVSETRYVSELTLVRVKVAEAGRYTMRAFHEDAEAQLSFQLQVNVPVRVLELSESHPASGEQTVRCRGRGMPQPHLSWSTCSDLKRCPLELPPTPLGNSSEEESLLETNVTYWAEEQEFEVVSTLRLRRVDQPLSVRCTLHNLLGQDVQEVTVVPHSLPFKVVVISAILALVVLTIISLIILIMLWQKKPRYEIRWKVIESVSSDGHEYIYVDPMQLPYDSTWELPRDQLVLGRTLGSGAFGQVVEATAHGLSHSQATMKVAVKMLKSTARSSEKQALMSELKIMSHLGPHLNVVNLLGACTKGGPIFIITEYCRYGDLVDYLHRNKHTFLQRCSNKRHPPSAELYSNALPVGLPLPSHVSLPGESDGGYMDMSKDESVDYVPMLDMKGDVKYADIESSNYMAPYDNYVPSAPERTCRVTLINESPVLSYTDLVGFSYQVANGMEFLASKNCVHRDLAARNVLICEGKLVKICDFGLARDIMRDSNYISKGSTFLPLKWMAPESIFNSLYTTLSDVWSFGILLWEIFTLGGTPYPELPMNEQFYNAIKRGYRMAQPAHASDEIYEIMQKCWEEKFEIRPPFSQLVLLLERLLGEGYKKKYQQVDEEFLRSDHPAVLRSQARLPGFNGLRSPLDTSSVLYTAVQPNEGDNDYIIPLPDPKPEVADEGPLEGSPSLASSALNEVNTSSTISCDSPLEPQEEPEPEPQPESQVEPEPKRPPDSSCPGPRAEAEDSFL, from the exons a TGTCCTCCATCAACGTCTCAGTGAATGCGGTGCAGACTGTGGTCCGCCAAGGGGAGAACATCACCATCATGTGCATTGTGACTGGGAATGAGGTGGTCAACTTTGAGTGGACGTACCCACGCATGGAG AGTGGGCGGCTGGTGGAGCCAGTGACCGACTTCCTCTTTGAAATGCCCCACATACGTTCTATCCTGCACATCCCCAGTGCCGAGCTGGGAGACTCAGGGACCTACATCTGCAATGTATCAGAAAGTGTGAGCGACCATCGAGATGAAAAGGCCATCAATGTCACCGTGGTCG AGAGCGGTTACGTGCGGCTGCTGGGAGAGCTGGACCCTGTACAATTCGCGGAGCTTCACCGCAGCCGGACACTGCAGGTGGTGTTCGAGGCCTACCCGCCGCCCACTGTCATGTGGTTCAAGGACAACCGGACCCTGGGTGACTCCGGCGCCGGCGAGGTTGCGCTGTCCACGCGCAATGTGTCTGAGACCCG GTATGTGTCAGAACTGACACTGGTGCGGGTGAAGGTGGCTGAAGCTGGCCGCTACACCATGCGGGCCTTCCATGAGGATGCTGAAGCCCAGCTCTCCTTCCAGCTGCAGGTCAACG TGCCTGTCCGTGTGCTGGAGCTGAGCGAGAGCCACCCTGCCAGCGGCGAGCAGACAGTCCGCTGTCGTGGCCGGGGCATGCCCCAGCCACACCTCAGCTGGTCTACCTGCAGCGACCTCAAAAG GTGTCCGCTGGAGCTGCCTCCCACGCCACTGGGGAACAGTTCTGAGGAGGAGAGCCTGCTGGAGACGAACGTGACGTACTGGGCAGAGGAGCAGGAGTTCGAGGTGGTGAGCACGCTGCGCCTGCGCCGTGTGGATCAGCCGCTGTCAGTGCGCTGCACGCTGCACAACCTTCTGGGCCAAGACGTTCAGGAGGTCACCGTGGTGCCACATT CCTTACCCTTCAAGGTGGTGGTGATCTCGGCAATCCTGGCCTTGGTGGTGCTCACGATCATCTccctcatcatcctcatcatgCTCTGGCAGAAG AAGCCACGCTATGAGATCCGATGGAAAGTGATTGAATCTGTGAGCTCTGATGGCCATGAATACATCTACGTGGACCCTATGCAGCTGCCTTACGACTCCACCTGGGAGCTGCCGCGGGACCAGCTTGTGCTTG GACGCACCCTGGGCTCCGGGGCCTTTGGCCAGGTGGTGgaggccacggctcacggccTGAGCCATTCACAGGCTACCATGAAAGTGGCCGTCAAGATGCTGAAAT CCACAGCCCGCAGCAGCGAGAAGCAAGCTCTCATGTCGGAGCTGAAGATCATGAGTCACCTCGGGCCCCACCTGAACGTGGTTAACCTGCTGGGGGCCTGCACTAAAGGAG GGCCCATCTTCATCATCACCGAGTACTGCCGCTACGGCGACCTGGTGGACTACCTGCACCGCAACAAGCACACCTTTCTGCAGCGCTGCTCCAACAAGCGCCACCCGCCCAGCGCTGAGCTCTACAGCAACGCCCTGCCCGTTGGGCTCCCGCTGCCCAG CCATGTGTCCCTGCCTGGGGAGAGCGATGGTGGCTACATGGACATGAGCAAAGATGAGTCAGTGGACTACGTGCCCATGCTGGACATGAAAGGGGACGTCAAATACGCAGACATCGAGTCCTCCAACTACATGGCTCCTTATGATAACTACGTCCCCTCCG CTCCTGAGAGGACCTGCCGGGTGACTTTAATCAACGAGTCCCCAGTACTTAGCTACACGGATCTTGTGGGCTTCAGCTACCAGGTGGCCAATGGCATGGAGTTCCTGGCCTCCAAGAAT tgcGTCCACCGAGATCTGGCAGCCAGGAATGTGCTCATCTGTGAGGGCAAACTGGTCAAGATCTGCGACTTTGGCCTGGCTCGTGACATCATGCGGGATTCGAACTACATCTCCAAAGGCAGT ACCTTCCTGCCTCTGAAGTGGATGGCCCCCGAGAGCATCTTCAACAGCCTCTACACCACCCTGAGCGACGTGTGGTCCTTCGGGATCCTGCTCTGGGAGATCTTCACCCTGG GTGGCACCCCGTACCCAGAGCTGCCCATGAACGAGCAGTTCTACAATGCCATCAAGCGGGGCTACCGCATGGCCCAGCCTGCCCACGCCTCTGACGAGAT ctaTGAGATCATGCAGAAGTGCTGGGAAGAGAAGTTTGAGATTCGGCCCcccttctcccagctggtgcTGCTTCTCGAGAGACTGCTGGGCGAGGGTTACAAAAAG AAGTACCAGCAGGTGGATGAGGAGTTTCTGAGGAGCGACCACCCAGCCGTCCTTCGGTCCCAAGCCCGCTTGCCCGGCTTCAATGGCCTCCGATCCCCCCTGGACACCAGCTCCGTCCTCTACACTGCTGTGCAGCCCAACGAGGGTGACAACGACTATATCATCCCCCTGCCTGACCCCAAACCCGAGGTTGCTGATGAGGGACCACTGGAGGGTTCCCCCAGCCTTGCCAG CTCCGCCCTGAATGAAGTCAACACCTCCTCTACCATCTCCTGTGACAGCCCCCTGGAACCCCAAGAGGAACCAGAGCCAGAGCCCCAGCCTGAGTCCCAGGTGGAGCCAGAGCCCAAGCGGCCGCCGGATTCCAGCTGCCCTGGGCCTCGGGCCGAGGCGGAGGACAGCTTCCTGTAG
- the PDGFRB gene encoding platelet-derived growth factor receptor beta isoform X1 — protein MRPPSAMRAPVLEGQVLLLPLLLLLGPRASWGLVITPPGPELVLNLSSTFVLTCSGPAPVVWERTSQKPPQEMTTSQDGTFSSVLTLTNVTGLDTGEYFCTYKGSHGLEASERKRLYIFVPDPTVGFLPVDPEELFIFLTEITETTIPCRVTDPRLVVTLHEKKVDVPLPITYDHQRGFSGTFEDKTYVCKTTIGDREVDSDAYYVYSLQVSSINVSVNAVQTVVRQGENITIMCIVTGNEVVNFEWTYPRMESGRLVEPVTDFLFEMPHIRSILHIPSAELGDSGTYICNVSESVSDHRDEKAINVTVVESGYVRLLGELDPVQFAELHRSRTLQVVFEAYPPPTVMWFKDNRTLGDSGAGEVALSTRNVSETRYVSELTLVRVKVAEAGRYTMRAFHEDAEAQLSFQLQVNVPVRVLELSESHPASGEQTVRCRGRGMPQPHLSWSTCSDLKRCPLELPPTPLGNSSEEESLLETNVTYWAEEQEFEVVSTLRLRRVDQPLSVRCTLHNLLGQDVQEVTVVPHSLPFKVVVISAILALVVLTIISLIILIMLWQKKPRYEIRWKVIESVSSDGHEYIYVDPMQLPYDSTWELPRDQLVLGRTLGSGAFGQVVEATAHGLSHSQATMKVAVKMLKSTARSSEKQALMSELKIMSHLGPHLNVVNLLGACTKGGPIFIITEYCRYGDLVDYLHRNKHTFLQRCSNKRHPPSAELYSNALPVGLPLPSHVSLPGESDGGYMDMSKDESVDYVPMLDMKGDVKYADIESSNYMAPYDNYVPSAPERTCRVTLINESPVLSYTDLVGFSYQVANGMEFLASKNCVHRDLAARNVLICEGKLVKICDFGLARDIMRDSNYISKGSTFLPLKWMAPESIFNSLYTTLSDVWSFGILLWEIFTLGGTPYPELPMNEQFYNAIKRGYRMAQPAHASDEIYEIMQKCWEEKFEIRPPFSQLVLLLERLLGEGYKKKYQQVDEEFLRSDHPAVLRSQARLPGFNGLRSPLDTSSVLYTAVQPNEGDNDYIIPLPDPKPEVADEGPLEGSPSLASSALNEVNTSSTISCDSPLEPQEEPEPEPQPESQVEPEPKRPPDSSCPGPRAEAEDSFL, from the exons ATGCGGCCTCCGAGTGCCATGCGAGCTCCTGTCCTCGAAG GCCAGGTGCTGTTGCTGCCCTTGCTGTTGTTGCTGGGACCACGGGCCTCCTGGGGCCTGGTCATCACACCCCCGGGGCCAGAGCTTGTCCTCAATCTCTCCAGCACCTTTGTTCTGACCTGCTCGGGTCCAGCTCCAGTGGTGTGGGAACGGACGTCCCAGAAGCCCCCACAGGAAATGACCACGAGCCAGGACGGCACCTTCTCCAGCGTGCTGACACTGACCAATGTCACTGGGCTAGACACAGGAGAATACTTTTGTACCTACAAAGGCTCCCATGGGCTGGAGGCCAGCGAGCGAAAACGACTCTACATCTTTGTGCCAG ATCCCACTGTGGGCTTCCTCCCCGTTGACCCCGAGGAACTATTCATCTTTCTCACGGAAATAACTGAGACCACAATTCCGTGCCGAGTGACGGACCCGAGACTGGTGGTGACGTTGCATGAGAAGAAGGTGGATGTCCCGCTGCCCATCACCTATGACCACCAACGTGGCTTCTCTGGTACCTTTGAGGACAAGACCTACGTCTGCAAAACCACCATCGGGGACAGGGAGGTGGATTCGGATGCCTACTATGTCTACAGCCTCCAGG TGTCCTCCATCAACGTCTCAGTGAATGCGGTGCAGACTGTGGTCCGCCAAGGGGAGAACATCACCATCATGTGCATTGTGACTGGGAATGAGGTGGTCAACTTTGAGTGGACGTACCCACGCATGGAG AGTGGGCGGCTGGTGGAGCCAGTGACCGACTTCCTCTTTGAAATGCCCCACATACGTTCTATCCTGCACATCCCCAGTGCCGAGCTGGGAGACTCAGGGACCTACATCTGCAATGTATCAGAAAGTGTGAGCGACCATCGAGATGAAAAGGCCATCAATGTCACCGTGGTCG AGAGCGGTTACGTGCGGCTGCTGGGAGAGCTGGACCCTGTACAATTCGCGGAGCTTCACCGCAGCCGGACACTGCAGGTGGTGTTCGAGGCCTACCCGCCGCCCACTGTCATGTGGTTCAAGGACAACCGGACCCTGGGTGACTCCGGCGCCGGCGAGGTTGCGCTGTCCACGCGCAATGTGTCTGAGACCCG GTATGTGTCAGAACTGACACTGGTGCGGGTGAAGGTGGCTGAAGCTGGCCGCTACACCATGCGGGCCTTCCATGAGGATGCTGAAGCCCAGCTCTCCTTCCAGCTGCAGGTCAACG TGCCTGTCCGTGTGCTGGAGCTGAGCGAGAGCCACCCTGCCAGCGGCGAGCAGACAGTCCGCTGTCGTGGCCGGGGCATGCCCCAGCCACACCTCAGCTGGTCTACCTGCAGCGACCTCAAAAG GTGTCCGCTGGAGCTGCCTCCCACGCCACTGGGGAACAGTTCTGAGGAGGAGAGCCTGCTGGAGACGAACGTGACGTACTGGGCAGAGGAGCAGGAGTTCGAGGTGGTGAGCACGCTGCGCCTGCGCCGTGTGGATCAGCCGCTGTCAGTGCGCTGCACGCTGCACAACCTTCTGGGCCAAGACGTTCAGGAGGTCACCGTGGTGCCACATT CCTTACCCTTCAAGGTGGTGGTGATCTCGGCAATCCTGGCCTTGGTGGTGCTCACGATCATCTccctcatcatcctcatcatgCTCTGGCAGAAG AAGCCACGCTATGAGATCCGATGGAAAGTGATTGAATCTGTGAGCTCTGATGGCCATGAATACATCTACGTGGACCCTATGCAGCTGCCTTACGACTCCACCTGGGAGCTGCCGCGGGACCAGCTTGTGCTTG GACGCACCCTGGGCTCCGGGGCCTTTGGCCAGGTGGTGgaggccacggctcacggccTGAGCCATTCACAGGCTACCATGAAAGTGGCCGTCAAGATGCTGAAAT CCACAGCCCGCAGCAGCGAGAAGCAAGCTCTCATGTCGGAGCTGAAGATCATGAGTCACCTCGGGCCCCACCTGAACGTGGTTAACCTGCTGGGGGCCTGCACTAAAGGAG GGCCCATCTTCATCATCACCGAGTACTGCCGCTACGGCGACCTGGTGGACTACCTGCACCGCAACAAGCACACCTTTCTGCAGCGCTGCTCCAACAAGCGCCACCCGCCCAGCGCTGAGCTCTACAGCAACGCCCTGCCCGTTGGGCTCCCGCTGCCCAG CCATGTGTCCCTGCCTGGGGAGAGCGATGGTGGCTACATGGACATGAGCAAAGATGAGTCAGTGGACTACGTGCCCATGCTGGACATGAAAGGGGACGTCAAATACGCAGACATCGAGTCCTCCAACTACATGGCTCCTTATGATAACTACGTCCCCTCCG CTCCTGAGAGGACCTGCCGGGTGACTTTAATCAACGAGTCCCCAGTACTTAGCTACACGGATCTTGTGGGCTTCAGCTACCAGGTGGCCAATGGCATGGAGTTCCTGGCCTCCAAGAAT tgcGTCCACCGAGATCTGGCAGCCAGGAATGTGCTCATCTGTGAGGGCAAACTGGTCAAGATCTGCGACTTTGGCCTGGCTCGTGACATCATGCGGGATTCGAACTACATCTCCAAAGGCAGT ACCTTCCTGCCTCTGAAGTGGATGGCCCCCGAGAGCATCTTCAACAGCCTCTACACCACCCTGAGCGACGTGTGGTCCTTCGGGATCCTGCTCTGGGAGATCTTCACCCTGG GTGGCACCCCGTACCCAGAGCTGCCCATGAACGAGCAGTTCTACAATGCCATCAAGCGGGGCTACCGCATGGCCCAGCCTGCCCACGCCTCTGACGAGAT ctaTGAGATCATGCAGAAGTGCTGGGAAGAGAAGTTTGAGATTCGGCCCcccttctcccagctggtgcTGCTTCTCGAGAGACTGCTGGGCGAGGGTTACAAAAAG AAGTACCAGCAGGTGGATGAGGAGTTTCTGAGGAGCGACCACCCAGCCGTCCTTCGGTCCCAAGCCCGCTTGCCCGGCTTCAATGGCCTCCGATCCCCCCTGGACACCAGCTCCGTCCTCTACACTGCTGTGCAGCCCAACGAGGGTGACAACGACTATATCATCCCCCTGCCTGACCCCAAACCCGAGGTTGCTGATGAGGGACCACTGGAGGGTTCCCCCAGCCTTGCCAG CTCCGCCCTGAATGAAGTCAACACCTCCTCTACCATCTCCTGTGACAGCCCCCTGGAACCCCAAGAGGAACCAGAGCCAGAGCCCCAGCCTGAGTCCCAGGTGGAGCCAGAGCCCAAGCGGCCGCCGGATTCCAGCTGCCCTGGGCCTCGGGCCGAGGCGGAGGACAGCTTCCTGTAG